The DNA window TACCTGCGCCACGGCATCGGCATGCACCACGCGGGCTTGCTGCCGAAGTACCGGCTCCTGGTGGAGAAGCTGGCGCAGGGCGGGCACCTCAAGGTCATCAGCGGCACGGACACCCTGGGCGTGGGCGTGAACATCCCCATCCGCACGGTGCTCTTCACCCAGCTCTTCAAGTTCAACGGCGAGAAGCTGGCCACGCTGAGCGTGCGCGACTTCCAGCAGATCTCCGGCCGCGCCGGCCGCAAGGGCTTCGACAACGAGGGCAGCGTCGTCGCGCAGGCCCCCGAGTACGTCGTCGAGAACATCAAGCAGGCCGCCAAGGAGGCCGCGGGCAAGAAGAAGGCGCCCAAGGCGAAGCCGCCGCAGAAGAACTTCGTGCAGTACGACAAGAGCACCTTCGAGCGCCTCCAGACGGGCATGCCGGAGCCGCTCGAGTCCCGCTTCAACGTGTCGCACGGCATGATTCTCAACCTCCTCCAGAGCGACCACGTGCGAGGCACGGGCGGTTACCGGCGTCTGGTGGAGTTGATTCAGCGCTGCCACGACTCGGAGTTCATGAAGCGCCGCCACCTGAACAACGCGGCGCGCGACTTCCGCACGCTGCGCGGGGCGGGCATCGTCGAGCTGGTGCGAGGGGAGGGCGGCTCGGGTGCCACGGTGAAGGTTGCGCAGGAGCTTCAGCAGGACTTCAGCCTCAACCACACGCTGTCGCTGTACCTGCTGGAGACGCTGGAGCTGCTGGACCCCACCACGGAGTCGTACGCGCTGGATGTCGTGACGCTGGTGGAGTCCATCCTGGAGAACCCGGAGGTGGTGCTCTACGCGCAGTTGAGCCAGCTCAAGGGGGAGAAGATCCAGGAGTTGAAGGCGCAGGGCATGGAGTACGACGACCGGATGGACGAGCTGGAGAAGCTCGAATGGCCCAAGCCCAACCGCGACTTCATCTACGGCACGTTCAACGCCTTCGCGCGCAAGCACCCGTGGGTGGGTGAGGAGAACATCCGTCCCAAGGCGGTGGTGCGGGACATGTTCGAGCGCTTCATGTCCTTCCACGACTACGTGCGTGAGTACGGGCTGCAGCGCAGCGAGGGCGTGCTGCTGCGCTACGTCAGCGACGTGTACAAGACGCTGGTGCAGACGGTGCCGGACCGCTTCCGCACGGAGGAGGTGGAGGACTTCATCGACCACCTGCGCGCGACGATTCGCCAGGTGGACTCCAGCCTGGTGGACGAGTGGGAGCGCATGCGCAACCCGGACGCCGTCGTCGAGGCGAAGCCGGAGGTGTCGCTCAAGCCGAAGGAGCTCACCGAGGACCCGCGGGCCTTCGCCGCTCGCGTGCGCGAGGAGCTGCACCGGATGCTGCGCGCGCTGGGGCAGAAGCGCTACACGGACGCGCTGGCGCTCCTCGACAACCCGCTGGGCGAGTGGACCGCGCCCAAGCTGGAGCAGGCGATGGTGCCGTACCATGAGGAGCACAAGGTCGTGGTGCTCACCCCGCAGGCGCGCAAGCCCGCCAACACGTTCTTGAAGGAGACAGGGCCCAGACTCTGGGAGGTCCAGCAGCGCATCATGGACCCCGAGGGTCATGGCGACTGGATGCTCGACTGCGAGATTGACCTGAGAGACCGGCGGCTGGATGAGGGACCCATCCTCATCCTGCGCCGCATCGGACCGTAGACTCTCTCAGCGCGCGGACGTAGGCGCGAGGGCCTGCTGGGTGGTGCTGGCGGGCTCCTCGCCCAGGGTGGACTCCTCGACGTTGAAGTCGCCGTGGCCATCGGGGACCAGCACCATGCGCCAGTCGTTCGTGGAGAGCACGACGTGCTCGGCGTCGCACTGGACGGTGACCTCCGCGTCCTCGACGGTCCACGAGCCGACCCAGACCGTCGTCTTGTCGATGCACTCGGTGTCGCCGCACTCCTCGGTGGCGGCGACCCACAGCCGGCCCTCCGGAGCGGCGGCGCAGTCCACGGGCTCGACGTGGCGCAGGCGCGGGAGCGCCATGTCATCCGGGGCGCCCGGGTAGAGCTCGACGAGCTCGGAGGCGAGGAAGTTGCCATCGAGCGCCTCGCTGGTGACGTCTGCCTGCTCGGCGGGCTGCTCCAGCGCCGTGGGCTTGGCCAGCGCGCCTTGCGCGGCCAGCGAGCCGCAAATCACCACCGCCTTCCACCACCGTGTCGTCCACATGGTTGCGCACTCCCGTGCGGCGTTGAGGGCCGCGTCGTGTGCCCGGCATCTGTGCAAGGCATGGACCGGGCTCGAGTGCGGGCGAGGAGCCACAGGGGGAGGTCAGGCCGTGTGGGACAGCGGGCCGCACCCGGTGTCGAGGCTCTCTTCGGACACGGCGTCAGCCTGGCTGGGAAGCCTCCGTCTGCGCGGCGCCGCGCCGGACAGCCCTTGCCATTTCGGTAGGGAGCGCCGCTGCGCGGTCATCCCCACACACCACAGACAAGGCAGGGCAGGACCATGGGTCACTACGTTGAGCGGACCACGGGCATGTTCGATTCCGTTCGCTACAGCACCAAGACATCCCCCGAGCTTCGGGGCGCGATGCAGAAGAAGGTGACGGAGCTGACGAGTCGCATCGACGAGCGCGAGGCGCGGATGCGGCGGATTCGCGAGGAGTATCAGATTGACGCCGAGCGCCTGGCCACGCTGGTCATGCAGTTCCAGAAGCAGAGCCGAAGCTCGGAGATGGTGTCGTATCAGTCGCAAGGCGGCGCCTCGGGCGACTCGCTGATTCCCGCGGGTGTCATCGCGAACATCATCCGTGAGCGGGAGATGGTCGACTCGGAGCGGGCGCAGATTCGCAAGGTGGAGCTGGTGCTCCGCAACCTCTCCGACTCGGAGCTGTACAACGACCCGAAGACGGGAGAGGTCAAGTCCCGCCAGCCGCTGCATCAACTGACGGATGACGAACTCGAGTACCTCGGGTTCTGACGTGCCCGCGAGTCCCTGGGACATTGCCCGCGCGCGGACAGGGGGAAGCGGTTAGTGTCCACGGCATATGGCTCGTGTTCGTGCCGTGGATCAGCCGCTTCGCCGTGATGTCCGCCTGCTGGGCCGACTGCTGGGAGAAGTGCTCGTCGAGCAGGAAGGGCAGGACCTGTTCGACCTGGAGGAGGACGTTCGCCGGCTGGCCATCCAGCGTCGCCGGGGCCCCATGGCGGGACGGCGCGCCTCCGCGGCCGAGCTGGCGGAGGTCCTCAAGCGTCTGCCGATGGAGCGAACGGAGCCGGTGCTTCGCGCCTTCTCCGTGTACTTCCAGTTGGTCAACCTCGCGGAGCAGCACCACCGCATCCGCCGCGCCCGCGCGTATGCCGGCGCCGAGTCTCCGAATCCCCAGCGAGGCTCGCTGGAGGCGACGCTCCTCTCGCTCAAGGACGCGGGCATTCCCGCCGAGCGTGTTCGAGAAGCGCTCCGCCGGATGCAGGTGACGCTGACCCTCACCGCGCACCCCACGCAGGCGGTGCGGCGCACGCTGCTGGAGAAGCTCTACCGGATGGCCGGGCTGCTGGAGGAGAGGGACCGCAGCGAGCTCACGCCGAGGGAGGGCGCGGAGAACCTGGAGTCGCTCCGCGAGGAGATCACCACGCTGTGGCAGACGGATGAGCTGCGCCGCGAGCGCCCCACGGTGGGCGACGAGGTGAAGAACATCCTCTGGTACGTGGAGGAGGTGCTCGCCGAGCAGCTCTCGGAGTTGCCGGAGCTGCTGGAGTGGGCCTTCGAGCGCGCCTATGGCGAGCCGCTCGGGCCCGTGGATACGCCGGTGCGAGTCCACTCGTGGGTGGGCGGGGACATGGATGGCAACCCGCTCGTGACTCCCGAGGTGTTCGCCGACACGTTGCGCGCCCACCGCGCGCGCGGACTGCGCTTGTTGATGCAGGGACTCGAGCGCCTCGGTGGAATGCTCTCGCAGTCGGACCGGCACGCGAAGCCGTCGCCGGAGCTCCTCGCCTCGTTGGAGCACGACGCCGCGCAGCTCCCGGAGGCGGAGCAACGCCTGGGGCCTCGCACCGTCGGCGAGCCCTGGCGCCGCAAGCTGCGCTTCATGGAGGAGCGTCTGCACCAGGCGCTGCGTCACGTGTTGGCCCAGCGCACGGGCGACGCGGGGGCGCTGCCGCCGAGCGCGTACCGCACCCCCGAGGCGTTGCTCGCGGACCTGGACCTGTTGGCTCGCTCGTTGGAGCAGGCCAAGGCGGCGAAGGCCGGACTGCGCCAGGTGCTGCGCATGCGGGAGCGGGTGCTCGCGCTGGGGTTGTCGCTGGCGGAGCTGGAGGCCCGCGTCCCCGCCGAGGACGCGGTGAGCGCGGCGGCCTCATTGGAGCCGGGTGGGCCCTCGCCGTCGGACGGTGGCAAGCGGTTGCTCGCGGTGCTGGACAGGTTGCGTGAAGCGCAGGCGGAGGCGGGTGAGCCCGCGTGCCGCACGCTCATCCTGAGCATGGCCAGCACGGCCGAGGATGTGCTCGCGGCCTTCAAGTGCATCAAGCACGCGGGCCTTTGGGATGAGAAGCGCGGCTGCGCCACGGTGGATGTGGTGCCGCTCTTCGAGCAGCTCGGCGCGCTGGATGCCGGACCGGACGTCCTGCGCACGCTCTTCGCCAACGCCGAGTATCGCCGCCATGTCGACGCCCGCGGCGCGCAGGAGGTGATGGTCGGCTACAGCGACTCCGGCAAGGAGGTGGGGCTGCTGGCCGCGAGCGCCGCGCTGTATCGCGCGCAGGTCGCGCTCACCCAGGCGGCGAAGGATGCGGGAGTCCCGCTGCGGCTGTTCCACGGACGCGGTGAGTCCGTGGCCCGAGGAGGTGGACCCGCGCAGGAGGCCATCCTCGCGCTGCCGCAGGGCGCGGTGGCGGGTGGCTACAAGGCGACGGAGCAGGGCGAAGCGCTGGACCACAAGTACGCCCGTCCCGAGCTTGCCCGGCGCACGCTGGAGCTCATCCTGGGCGGCGTGCTGCCGCACCTGCTCGACGCGCAGCCTCGGCCTTCCGACGAGGACGAGCAGAGCTTCCGCGCCGCGTTCGACACGCTCGCCGAGACGGGGCGGGTGGCGTATCGCTCGCTCGTGTGGGAGGACCCCCGGTTCCTGGAGCTCTTCATGTCGGCGACGCCGGTGGAGGAGATCGCCGCGCTGCCCATCGGCTCGCGCCCCAGCAAGCGCAAGGCCGGGGGGCTCGAGTCCCTGCGCGCCATCCCCTGGGTGTTCGCGTGGACGCAGAACCGCGCCATCCTGCCGGGGTGGTACGGCGTGGGCTCGGCGCTGGAGGACTTCGCGAAGAAGCCCGGTGGGGCCGCGCTCCTCAAGCGCATGTATCGGCAGTGGCCCTTCTTCAAGGCGGTCATCGACAACGTCACCATGGTGCTGGCCAAGTCGGACATGGCCATCGCCGGGCGGTACGCGGCGCTGGCTCCCGCGTCCACGCGTCCGTTGTGGCGACTCATCCAGCAGGAGCACCGCCGCACGCGCAAGCAAGTGAAGCGGCTGACGGGAGAGCAGCGGCTCCTGGACCACAACCCCCAGCTCCAGCGCGCCATCTCCCTGCGCAACCCCTACGTGGACCCAATGTCCTTCCTGCAGGTGGAGCTCCTGCGGCGCAAGCGGGAGGGCGCGAGCGACTGCGACCGGCCGCTCCTGCTTTCGCTCAACGGTATCGCGGCCGGCATGCGCAACACCGGTTAGTCTTCCCCGCGAGGAGGTGACGGATGGCCAGGGACACGTTCACGGTGGAAGACGTCAACCCCAAGCACGGCTTCGCGAGGCTGCGGCCGGCCTCGGGTGAAGGGCTGCTCAATGCCCCCCTCTATCCCGAGTCCGGAGCGCCGCTGTTCCAGCTTCGCGTGGGAGACACGGTGTCGGGAGTGCGCCGGGGCCAGTCCGTGGCGGACGTGGCCTGGGTGACGCGGGTGGAGCCTCCCTATGAGCTGGTGGAGCGCATGGGAGAGCTGCTCGCGAAGCTGGAGCAGTGGGAGCTGAAGGTGCCGGCCACGGCCCTCGAGCTCGCGGAGCACCACTGGCGCGACAGCCGCGAGGACCCGCTGCGCGCCGAGCTGGCCTCCCAGCTTCCCTCGTTCTTCGACTGGGAGCTGGCCCACCCCTACGAGGACGGCGCGCTCCTGGAGCGTCTGGAGGCGGCGATGCAGCCGTACCTGCCGGGCTTCGCGGTGAAGCCGCTGCAAGGTCGCAATGCCTTCGCCGTCGACCCCGGCGGCGTCGAGGTCGAGGCGGGCGAGGGCAACTGGGAGGCACCCGCCACGACCTTCGAGCCGCTCTTTCGCCAGGTGAATGCCGTGCTGGAGAAGGCGGGCGCCCCGGTGCGCTGGGTGCCCTCGGAGAACGACTGGCTCCTGTCGCCTCCGGGGCTGGCGGAGCTGCTCGCGCTCCACGGCGTGCTGGGGCCGCGCGGCTGAGGCTCGGGCGCTACAGCGCTCCTCGTTCGCGCAGGACTCTGGCCACTTCGGTGGCGATGACCCGATGGCCCTCCGTGGTGGGGTGGATGCCGTCCGCCGTCAACCCCGGCAGGTACAGGTGGACGTTGGTGGGCCTGCGCGTCACCGCCTCCAGGTCGATGATTCCCGCGCCCGTTCCTCCCGCGCGCAGCCACGCGTTGAACTCCAGCCGCTGCGACTTCACGAGGTCGTAGCTGCCGTAGTTCGTCTTCTCCTTGGGCAGCAGCGTGCTCACCCAGACGCGGCAGAAGGGCTCCAGCCGCTGCACCAGCAGGCGCATCCGCCCCTCCATCTGCTCCTCGGCTCCCGCTTCGCCCAGGTCATTGGTCCCCAGGAGCACCACGCAATCGGTGACGCCCTTCACCGCGAGCACCTCGCCGTCGAGCAGCTTCAGGGCGTCATAGAAGCCCTGGCCGCTGACTCCCGCGTTGACCACGGGCACTCCCAGTTGTGACTCCACCAGCGCGGGCCAGGCGTTGCGAGCGTCGTTGTGCTCGTCCACGTAGCCCTCGGTGATGCTGTCGCCCACCGCGAGGAAGACCCGGCCCGGAGGTCCTTCCACGGACACCGTCGCCACGCCCACGGAGCGCTCGAAGGTCTCACCGCTGAGCGTCCCCGATGACATCGCATGTGTGCCAGGGCGGATGGTGCTGCCAGGAAACGCGTTGATGGTGCTGGCCGCCAGCGCGCCGCGGGCCTCGAAGGTGATGGCCAGCTCCTCGCGGAACTTCACCGGAAAGACGACGGGGTCCGAGGCCGTCAGCGTCCTGGGCCCCGACGTGAAGCCAGACTTTCCTCCGAAGGCGAGGGGAACGGGCGCCGACAGCAACGTGCCATCCGGCCCGGCGGCCCTCGCGACGGTGGCGCGCTCGAGCGTGAGGCTTCCGTCGCCCGCGCGGAACGTCACTTGAAGCCGCTCTCCCGCGCGAGCGATGGGGATGCGCAGCCGGAACGTGGTGACGCCGCCGACGGCGAAGGAGCCGCGCAGCGCTTGATGGAAGCCCGGCTGGAAGCCAGGTGCCGGCGCGGGTGGGGGAGAGGGGCGCACTCCCCCATCGTCGTTGAGCACGAGCGCGGGGGCGACCTCCAGTCCCTCGGCCGGCACGCTCGTAACGGAAGAGGACTCATCCTGCTCCCAGGAGCCAGAGGACTTCCCGTCGCTGGGAGTACACGCCAGCTGCGCGCTGCCCACACACGCCAGGACTCCGAGCCACGTTCGCCACTCTCGCATCGTCGCTCCCTCCCGACGACGGAGGATGCGCACCGGGTGGGCTCACGACGAGCGTCCCTGCCTCGCGCAAGCCCCGCGGCCCGCGACGCACGCCTCCCAGGTCCCTGGGCGAGTGGGGAACGACGCTTCCCACGCCAGGCACACGGGCGGCACTGGTGGTGGCTCGCGATATCCCGGCGTGGCGAAAACATCGCCACGCGAGGGCTTCGCGCTTCACGGCACGCAGGCTCCCACGCCCGGATTGTCATTCAGTGGACGGCACGTTCCGACGGCGCAGGCAGGCGTGCCGGAGGGGCGGCACAAGGGCTGGCAGCGCAGGCCCTGCCCCGTGTTCACACACGTGCTTCCAGGCGCACACTGGTTGCTGAAGTCACAGGTGTCTCCTGTCTGCCGGGTGCCCCTGCCCGCGCACACAGGCCCTGATGCGGAGGGGTAGCAGCTCAGCGGCGCCGCGCAGCCTTGCGCGAACGGGTCGCACGGCGGCGAGCGAGGTCCACACAACAGCGGCAGCTCCGGGGTGCCCGGCAACCGCAGCACCGTGTTGCACTCACCCGAGGCGCCGCACTGGGGCGTCGCGTGGCACAGCCGCCGGCAGAAGAAGCCCGTGCCTCCGTCGCCCAGCCGCTCGTCCTTGCAGAACAGGCCCGCGGCGCACGTGTCGAACTCGATGCCCGCATCCGTGGGCGCCAGCGTGCACCGGGTCCCCTCCGTCGCCGCGCCCGCCTCCACGCACCGCCGCTCCGTCACGCCGCCCGCGCTCACGTAGGTGCAGCGCTGGCCCTGTGCGCAGTTCTGGCGGACGACGTCACACGCCGCCGCGAAGCATTGGCTGCCAGTTCGACCTTCCGAGAGGTCCGCGAAGTGGCAGCTCTGGCCATTTTCACAGCCTTCTTGCCTCGCGACGTTGCACGCGAAGTCAGAGCTGGTGCCGCCATCCTCCGGGGGCGTGCCTCCATCGGGGTGTCCTGGCACCCCCGCGTCGCCGCCGCCGTTGGGCCCGTGCGGGTTGTCATCGCTGCACCCGGGTGCCCCGAGCACCAGCAGGAGGGTTCCCGTCAACACCGCGAGCCACGCACGCATCCCTTGCTCCCGAATCGAAGTCCCGGAGCACTTATCCGATGGAGCCCATTCGTGGGGGGCCCCTTGAATCAGGCCTGGAAAGCAGCGGACACTTGTCAGACGACCGATGCCCAAGGGGCGGCTCGGCGCGTCAGAATCCCGTCGGTCGTTGGGAAGGCGGACCACCGCCGGCAGCGGACTGGGGGTAGCGGGTGAACATGACTGGCAAGGCGGCGGAAGCGGACATGACAGGAGACGCAGCCGCATATGCGAACCGGCGCGCCGATGAGCGTGTCACCGCGAAGTTCGCGGTCCGCTTCGAGCAGACGGAGGATGCCGCGCGGGCCCTGCGCGTGTTCTCCATCAACGTTTCCGCGGGAGGCCTGTGCCTGCGCACGCGCAAGGCCTACGACGTGGGCGCCCAGGTACGGCTGTCCATGGACATCGCGGGTGAGGAGTTCCACCTCACGGGCATCATCGCCTGGGTGCGCGACGAGCAGGAAGCCATCGGCGTGCGCTTCACGGACGTGAGCGACGAGGACCGCGAGCGGCTCCACCGCGTGGTGGCGAGCTTCAAGCGCTGACGCGGAAGTCGCGGCGCGAAGCCCGCCGGAACGACGGGCCGTCCTAGCGGCGGCCCTCGGTCTCCAGGTGGCGGAAGACTCCCGCGTCCACCTCGGAGAAGCCGCAGGCGGTGTAGAAGTTGCGAGCCTCGGGGGTCGTCGCCATGGGCGAGACGAGCTGGAGCTGCCGCGCGCTGAGCACCTTGCAGCGCTCCAGGATCTGCTTGATGAGCGCGCGCCCCACGCCCCGGCGTCGCCAAGTCTCCGTCACCACCAGCTCGTCGATGGTGGCCACGCGTCCCCGCAGCCGGAGCTGCGGACGGTGCGAGAAGGACAGCATCCCCACGGGCCGGTCCTGGGCGTCACCCGCCACGAAGATTTCAATCTCCGGATGGCTCACCACCCAGTGGACGGTCTGCTGATCCGTCCCCTGGGGATAGCCCAGCTCGCGAAGGAGCAAGGCCATGGCCTCGGCGTCGCCCCGACGGGCTCGACGGATGCGGAAGGCGGGGGCTTCTGCGGCCCCGGGGCTGACGGTCCGGACGATTGGTTGTGACAAGGCAGTTTGGATTCTAACGAAAGGGCCGCCGCTCCTCCAAAGAGGAACGGCGGCCCGAGGTATTCCGTGGGGACGGACCCACGGGGTACTTGTGGGTGCGGCGCTTACGGTTGCTCGCCAGCGAGGGCGCGCAGGGCCGTGGTGATGTCGTTCTGCTGGGGCACGGAGGCCATCTCCAGCGTGTCGGCCAGGCCGATGCCGGGCACGAACTTGCCGGCCAGCAGCCGCGGCGGCGCGAGCAGCGAATAGAAGAGCTCGTCCACGGTGCGGCGCACCAGGTGCTCACCGAAGTTGGTGACCTCGGTGTCCTCGTTCACGAAGAGGACGCGGCCCGTCTTCTGGATGGAGGCCTTCATCATGTCCCAGTCGTAGGGCCACAGCGAGCGCAGGTCGATGACCTCCACGCTGATGCCCTCGTCGGCGAGCGTCGCCGCGGCGCGCGCGCACAGGGGCAGGGTGCGGCCGTAGCTGACCACCGTCACCTGGTGGCCCTCGCGCACCAGCTTGCCCTTGCCGATGGGCACCGCGAACGCCTCCAGCGCCTCCGGCCACTGGGGCTTCCACTGCGAGCGGTCACCCAGCGGCGCGTCGATGAGCTTCGACAGGGTGCGGTCGTCGTCGGGCTCGCCCGGGATGCGCTCCTCGCCCTTGACGCGCAACAGCGCCTTGGGCTCCAGGTACATGACCGGGTTCTGCTCCTTGCAGGCGGAGATGAGCAGGCCGTACGCGTCCAGCGGGTTGGAAGGCATCACGACCTTCCAGCCGGGGATGTGCGTCATCGTCGCGTCGAACGAGTGCGAGTGGTAGATGGACCCGCGGATGCCGCTGCCCACCGGCGTGCGCACCACCATCGGCAGGTTCCAGTCGCCGTTGCTGGACCAGCAGGTGTTGCCCGCCAGCTTCAGCAAGTCGATGGTGTTGTAGACGTAGTCGCAGAACTGGATTTCGGCGACGGGACGTCCTCCGCCCATCGCGATGCCCATGGCCGCGCCGATGATGCCGCGCTCGTCCAGGGGCGAGTTCCACGTCGTCTTGAGGCCCTGCGTGCAGGTGAAGACGCCGCCCAGCGGCGCGCCCACGTCCTCACCGAAGATGTCCGTCACGCCCAGGTGCGTCTCGGCGTAGTGGAGGGCCATGCGAATGGCCTGTGCCATGTTGGCCATGGGTTACTTGTCCTCCGCGAAGATGTGCTTCCAGATGCTCTCGGGCTCCGGCAGCGGCTCGTCCCGGGCGATGCGGGCGGCGGCGGCCATGTCCTCGGTGTAGCGGCTGCGCAGGTCGTCCATCTGCTGGCGGGTGAGCACGCCGTCCTGCTCCAGGCGCTTCTCGAAGTCCTTGAGGCAGTCGACCTCTTCGGTCACGTAGTTCGCGCCGGACGCGGACGAGTGCCCGTACAGGCGCGACACGTTGGCCTCCAGGAGGAACGGCTTGCGCTCCTTGCGCACGTACTCCATGGCCTCCTTCAGCTCCAGGTAGGCCTCCACCGGGTCATTGCCGTTGATGGTCTTCGAGCGGATGTTGAACGCCTTGCCGCGCTCGCTGACGCGCGGCTCGCCGTGCTGGCCTTCCGCGGAGGTGGAGATGCCCCACTTGTTGTTGGTGACGATGATGAGCACCGGCAACGGGTTGGCGGGGCGGCTGCTCCACACGAGGCAGGTGGCGAAATCACCCTCGGCCGTGCCGGCGTCGCCGCCGGTGACGATGGTGATGCCGTCGCCGCCCACGCGCTTCTGCACCATCGCGGTGCCAGGGGCGATGGAGTACTGCACCTCGATGGGCGAGCTGACGGGGGCCACGTTGTACTTGCGCAGCGAGAAGTGGCCCGCGAAGTTGCGGCCGCCGGAGTACGGGTCCGACGCGGTGTTCTTCATCTGCCGCAGGGCGCCGATAGGCTCCTCGCCCAGGGCGAGCAGCGTGCCGGACTGGCGGTAGTGCGCGTGGAGGAAGTCGTACTCGGGGCCCTGGCCCTTCTTCATCAGCAGGCCGAGCGGGACGTTGAACGCCTCCTCGCCCGGTCCGCCAATCCAGAAGTAGCCGTGGCCCTGCTTGTACATCTGGATGAGGCGCTCCTCGAGGACGCGCGTTTTGACCATCAGGTCGTGGATACGAACCAGCAGCTCCCTGTCGAGCGGGAGCGGCGCGGATGATTCTTTGATGAGTCGGGGTCGAGACACGCGCGGGCTTCCTCTGGCTGGAGGGGACGCCCCTATAACCCGGAAGGGGCCCCATGTCTCAAGCACCCAGATGCCGGGCTGTTGGCCCCTCGCTCAAATGGGGGCCAGTGGCGCGGCGCGGCAATCAGCCTCGCTCATCCGACTTAGGAGCGCGGGTCTGTCGCACGAGTGTGACGCGGTCCGCTAATCCCGACTCCTGGCCGGCGCGGGCGGCGATGGTGGCCAGGGTCTCCTCGGACAGCAGCGACGCGTGGGGCCCGGAGAGCAGCGCGCAGAGCTCCGCGGTGCGACCGGCCTCCAGCAGCGCGAGGACCAGCGCATGGCCCGAGTGGGACGAGGGCTCCTGGGTGAAGGACTCTTGAAGCGGGCGCACCGCCAGGGCCGCGAGCCCGCTGTCGAGGAGGAGCTGGCCCACCGCGGCCGAGTCCGGCGGAAGCTCCGGCTCCGCGCTCTCCTGCCGAGGCAGTCGCTCCCGCACGGAGGCCTGGGGGCCTGACGGCTTGGATTCCCCACCGCCGGCCGGAGGGCTGGCGCCGCGCCCCAGCAGCTCATTGAGCGTGACGGCGCCCTCGGCGGAGGGACGCTGCGCGGAAGTGCGGCGGACGGGGGCGGGGCGGGGCGGGGGGAGCCGTCGGAGTTGCCGGACGTTCAGCCATCCGAGCAACACGGCCAACATGCCCACCCAGACGGTGCGGCTCCACAGGGCCCATCCGAGCATCAGCGCCGACGTGCCGATGCCGAGGATGCGCAGCGCGCGCTCATGGCGGGCGCCCGCGCGGGCCCGCATGAACGACGCGAGCGCGTCGCCTCCATCCAGGGGCTGTACCGGCAGCAGGTTGATGAGCGCCCAGCCCAGGTTCACCCAGAGGACCTGCCGCACCACCTCGTGTGCGAGTCCTCCTGTTCCTGACGTCATGGCGCGGGACACCGCCCACGCGAGCCCGCCCAGGAGCAGTCCCATCGCGGGGCCCGCGAGGCTCACCATCACGGCCTGGCGATGCGTCACCTCCCGGGTGCTCTCCGTGGTGCCGCCGAGTCCATGAAGGGTGATGCGGGCACCCGCGCCGAGCCTCCGGAGGACCCAGGCGTGGCCGCACTCGTGGAGCAGCACGGAGACGAACGCCACCCCCATCCACAGGGCCCACCGCTCGGGCGGGAGGCCCACGCCCCAGCCCGTCGCGAGCGCGGAGAGGAAGAAGAACGGGTGGACGCGTACGGGAAACCCACCGATGTGGAAGAGGGGCTTCATGGGAGTGGGATGGTAGTCAACACCGTGACGCAGGGTCTCGCGAACCAGGAGAAGTACGCTAGAGTCCGAGCCCTTCCGCTACCGCCCCCAGGCGTTGCCTTCCGGGTGTGTCCTTGTCCTCCAGCACGAACACGCGTCTGAACCCCGAACCCGAGCCCGGTACTTCCCCGGGTACGTCCCCCGGAGCAGCTCCTTCGTCCGCTGAGCGGACGGGGACCCGGGAAATCACGGGTACTTCCGAGTCCACCTCCACACGGCTCAACGCCGGCCTTCCCCACGCGGAGTCGACGAGCACGCTCATCGCGCCGCTCGAAGCGGGGGAGCTGCCCAACGTCGCGGCCATTCGAGGCCCGCGGCTGGACCAGATCCTCCTGCTCACCACCACCGCGCTGGTGGTGGTCATCGTCGGGCTGCTGGCCGCGCTGTCGGTGGCCTCCACCCAGTCCCAGTTCGAGGAGACCGCTCGCCGCTCCACCGAGCGCATCCAGGAGCAGGCCCGCGAGCTGGGCCGGACGGTGGGCCAGACACTGGCGCTCACGTCCGT is part of the Myxococcus landrumus genome and encodes:
- a CDS encoding M50 family metallopeptidase, whose amino-acid sequence is MKPLFHIGGFPVRVHPFFFLSALATGWGVGLPPERWALWMGVAFVSVLLHECGHAWVLRRLGAGARITLHGLGGTTESTREVTHRQAVMVSLAGPAMGLLLGGLAWAVSRAMTSGTGGLAHEVVRQVLWVNLGWALINLLPVQPLDGGDALASFMRARAGARHERALRILGIGTSALMLGWALWSRTVWVGMLAVLLGWLNVRQLRRLPPPRPAPVRRTSAQRPSAEGAVTLNELLGRGASPPAGGGESKPSGPQASVRERLPRQESAEPELPPDSAAVGQLLLDSGLAALAVRPLQESFTQEPSSHSGHALVLALLEAGRTAELCALLSGPHASLLSEETLATIAARAGQESGLADRVTLVRQTRAPKSDERG
- a CDS encoding thiamine pyrophosphate-dependent dehydrogenase E1 component subunit alpha, whose translation is MSRPRLIKESSAPLPLDRELLVRIHDLMVKTRVLEERLIQMYKQGHGYFWIGGPGEEAFNVPLGLLMKKGQGPEYDFLHAHYRQSGTLLALGEEPIGALRQMKNTASDPYSGGRNFAGHFSLRKYNVAPVSSPIEVQYSIAPGTAMVQKRVGGDGITIVTGGDAGTAEGDFATCLVWSSRPANPLPVLIIVTNNKWGISTSAEGQHGEPRVSERGKAFNIRSKTINGNDPVEAYLELKEAMEYVRKERKPFLLEANVSRLYGHSSASGANYVTEEVDCLKDFEKRLEQDGVLTRQQMDDLRSRYTEDMAAAARIARDEPLPEPESIWKHIFAEDK
- a CDS encoding GNAT family N-acetyltransferase, with product MALLLRELGYPQGTDQQTVHWVVSHPEIEIFVAGDAQDRPVGMLSFSHRPQLRLRGRVATIDELVVTETWRRRGVGRALIKQILERCKVLSARQLQLVSPMATTPEARNFYTACGFSEVDAGVFRHLETEGRR
- a CDS encoding TIGR02266 family protein; this encodes MTGDAAAYANRRADERVTAKFAVRFEQTEDAARALRVFSINVSAGGLCLRTRKAYDVGAQVRLSMDIAGEEFHLTGIIAWVRDEQEAIGVRFTDVSDEDRERLHRVVASFKR
- a CDS encoding alpha-ketoacid dehydrogenase subunit beta; protein product: MANMAQAIRMALHYAETHLGVTDIFGEDVGAPLGGVFTCTQGLKTTWNSPLDERGIIGAAMGIAMGGGRPVAEIQFCDYVYNTIDLLKLAGNTCWSSNGDWNLPMVVRTPVGSGIRGSIYHSHSFDATMTHIPGWKVVMPSNPLDAYGLLISACKEQNPVMYLEPKALLRVKGEERIPGEPDDDRTLSKLIDAPLGDRSQWKPQWPEALEAFAVPIGKGKLVREGHQVTVVSYGRTLPLCARAAATLADEGISVEVIDLRSLWPYDWDMMKASIQKTGRVLFVNEDTEVTNFGEHLVRRTVDELFYSLLAPPRLLAGKFVPGIGLADTLEMASVPQQNDITTALRALAGEQP